In Macrobrachium rosenbergii isolate ZJJX-2024 chromosome 6, ASM4041242v1, whole genome shotgun sequence, a genomic segment contains:
- the LOC136839556 gene encoding deoxyribonuclease-1-like has protein sequence MGWSPFALVVILAAFGTAQGTGTVQNPVRVGTWNLQRFGPTKMGKPEVVAKIVQVMRRYDIIVILEVVDADEVVPGLLLNALNSGLTNTYNLTISKRLGRTSYQEQYAFYWKPSVVRVNFTFQYNDTVLDKFQFEPFIVVFEGKFDSNLPRFGFIPLHAKPSDAVPEIDALVDVYDTFKQRTGIEDVIIAGDFNAGCTYVGGNDYPKIRLFTDSRFTWLISDHADTTTEATTCPYDRIVTAGNKMLGATYENTAQAYYFDEELGITNASLVDDISDHYPVEVLIKGSNTIDSSKVHPGTSISVAISVTPADLSNFSFSSMTNFMVMAWVSPNATAAVSSIVTFSQNNPNILSAEGLAVLLYKYNNGGLTDSTLHGEYYQPGNHTVTVYCNSDQNLCTTTWTVFTPIN, from the exons ATGGGCTGGTCACCTTTTGCCCTCGTAGTCATCCTCGCCGCCTTCGGCACTGCGCAGGGAACTGGGACTGTCCAAAATCCCGTCCGAGTTGGGACTTGGAATCTGCAGCGATTTGGCCCAACGAAGATGGGGAAACCGGAAGTCGTCGCAAAAATCGTGCAG gtgaTGAGAAGATACGACATCATTGTGATTCTGGAAGTTGTGGATGCAGACGAGGTGGTTCCCGGGCTTCTTCTGAACGCCCTAAATTCTGGCCTTACGAATACTTATAACCTTACCATCTCCAAGAGGCTCGGGAGGACAAGCTACCAAGAACA ATACGCTTTTTACTGGAAGCCATCGGTCGTGAGGGTCAATTTCACGTTCCAGTACAACGATACGGTGCTGGACAAGTTCCAGTTCGAGCCGTTTATCGTCGTTTTCGAAGGAAAATTCGACAGTAACCTGCCCAGGTTTGGATTCATACCGCTTCACGCCAAACCGTCCGACGCCGTGCCCGAAATAGATGCCCTTGTCGATGTTTACGACACATTTAAACAACGGACGGGTATCGAAG ACGTCATCATCGCCGGAGACTTCAACGCAGGGTGCACTTACGTCGGAGGAAACGATTATCCAAAAATTCGTCTGTTCACCGATTCCCGGTTCACTTGGCTTATTTCCGATCACGCCGACACCACCACTGAAGCTACCACGTGTCCGTATGATAG AATCGTAACAGCTGGAAACAAAATGCTTGGCGCGACTTACGAAAACACCGCGCAGGCGTACTATTTCGACGAGGAACTGGGGATCACAAATGCGTCATTG GTAGACGACATCAGCGATCACTACCCAGTTGAAGTGCTTATCAAAGGTTCCAACACCATCGACTCCAGTAAAGTCCATCCGGGTACTAGCATCAGTGTTGCCATCTCAGTCACTCCAGCGGACTTGTcgaatttctctttctcatcgATGACGAACTTCatg gtTATGGCGTGGGTGAGCCCCAACGCCACCGCAGCCGTCTCGTCCATAGTGACTTTCTCGCAAAATAACCCCAACATCTTGAGTGCAGAA gGTCTAGCAGTTCTCCTTTACAAGTACAACAACGGGGGATTGACTGATTCCACGCTTCATGGAGAATATTACCAACCAGGGAATCACACAGTCACGGTCTATTGCAACAGCGACCAAAATCTGTGCACGACTACTTGGACCGTCTTTACACCCATCAATTGA